A window of Bacillus toyonensis BCT-7112 genomic DNA:
ATTGGCCATCCCTCCACCGCCAATCATTTTTAGCAGCTTATAACGGTCATTTAAGCGTTTTCCAATCAGCACGTTGCACTTCACCTACTTTCGTTTGTCGAATCCGCATAATCAATAAGAACAAGAGTAATATTATCCTCTCCACCACGATCATTCGCCAATTGAATGAGACTTTGCACCTTAGCTTCGAGCTGTTCATTTAACTGTAAAATTTGTTGCATATCAGTCATAGGGACTTTATTAGACAATCCATCAGAGCAAAGAAGCAATTGATCATCTTCTTCAAGTACCAATGTTTTAACATCTAATCCGACTTTTTCTTCTGTTCCTAGCGCTCTTAACAAAACATTTTTTTTCGGGTGGTATTCTGCATCTTCCTTTGAAATTTCACCATGTCTCACAAGTTCATTTACAAGTGAATGATCTTCCGTTACGAGCGACATTACTCCCTCTGATACCATATAACAACGACTATCTCCTATATGACCTATTGTTACAAAATTAGGCGTACAAATTGCTATGATAATCGTTGTTCCCATACCATCACACTCTACGTGTTGTTTAGAATATTCAAAAATGCGTTCATTAATAATTCCAACACTAGTATGTAACCACTCTTCTACTTTTTTAGGCTCATTCATATTATGCGTTTGCTTCCAATAATCATGGAATAATTGAATGGCCATCGAACTAGCTACATCGCCAGCTCGATGACCTCCCATTCCATCTGCTACTACCGCTAAAATATTTCCATCTAAATTGTGAAAAACTCCTGCACTATCTTCATTATGTTGACGAACTTTCCCTTTATCCGATAGAAACACGGCTTTCATCTCGTCACCTCGTCTCTTCTTTGCGCTCCTTCGCACGCAACTGACCGCAGGCAGCATCAATATCGTGACCTTGTTCACGGCGAATTGTTACATTCACTCCACGATCTTTAAGCGTTTTTTCAAATAAGAAAATTTGCTCACGTGGTGTTCGTACGTAATCACGTTCTGGTACGTAGTTAACCGGAATTAAGTTCACATGACACTTTACACCTTTTAAGAGCGCAGCAAGTTCTTC
This region includes:
- a CDS encoding Stp1/IreP family PP2C-type Ser/Thr phosphatase, whose product is MKAVFLSDKGKVRQHNEDSAGVFHNLDGNILAVVADGMGGHRAGDVASSMAIQLFHDYWKQTHNMNEPKKVEEWLHTSVGIINERIFEYSKQHVECDGMGTTIIIAICTPNFVTIGHIGDSRCYMVSEGVMSLVTEDHSLVNELVRHGEISKEDAEYHPKKNVLLRALGTEEKVGLDVKTLVLEEDDQLLLCSDGLSNKVPMTDMQQILQLNEQLEAKVQSLIQLANDRGGEDNITLVLIDYADSTNESR